One window from the genome of Pseudanabaena yagii GIHE-NHR1 encodes:
- a CDS encoding branched-chain amino acid transaminase → MTSQYAYIRGTFVPLEDATINVRTHAFLYGTAVFEGIKAYWLPEENRMAAFRLKEHYQRLIQSCRIIGLQHPLDVDTMISLTTELLHRNQCNSATYIRPIIYKADLRIGPILKVPHTHDDFCLFSVPMDGYLDTSNGIKVGVSSWRRLDDNAIPARAKVNGAYVNTALAKTDGYASGFDDVVVLTNEGHVAEGSAMNLFLVREGKLITSSITDNILEGITRSSIIELAAKELGLETVSRTIDRTELYIADEAFFVGTATELAPITSFDHRPVGDGTIGEITKKLRDLYSKAVQGLLPDYHHWLTKV, encoded by the coding sequence ATGACCTCACAGTACGCCTATATACGCGGAACATTTGTCCCTCTCGAAGATGCCACAATCAATGTCCGCACTCACGCATTTCTATATGGTACGGCTGTTTTTGAAGGGATTAAGGCGTATTGGCTACCTGAAGAAAACCGCATGGCGGCATTTCGCCTAAAAGAGCATTATCAACGCTTAATCCAAAGCTGCCGCATTATTGGTTTGCAACATCCTCTTGATGTTGACACAATGATCAGCCTTACTACCGAGTTATTACATCGCAATCAATGTAACTCTGCGACATATATCCGCCCAATTATCTACAAAGCTGACCTTCGTATTGGACCAATTCTCAAAGTTCCTCATACCCATGATGATTTCTGTTTGTTCAGTGTGCCGATGGATGGCTACCTCGATACTAGCAACGGTATTAAAGTCGGTGTGTCTTCATGGCGGCGTTTAGATGACAACGCTATTCCTGCGAGAGCAAAAGTTAATGGTGCTTATGTAAATACTGCCCTTGCTAAGACTGATGGCTATGCTTCTGGCTTTGATGACGTTGTCGTTTTGACAAATGAAGGTCATGTTGCAGAAGGAAGTGCGATGAATCTCTTTTTAGTAAGAGAAGGAAAGCTGATTACTAGTTCTATTACTGACAATATTCTCGAAGGTATTACCCGTAGTTCGATCATTGAGCTAGCTGCAAAAGAATTAGGACTAGAAACTGTATCGCGCACAATCGATCGCACTGAGTTATATATTGCCGACGAGGCATTTTTTGTTGGTACTGCGACTGAGCTTGCACCGATCACTAGTTTTGATCATCGTCCTGTTGGCGATGGCACTATTGGCGAAATCACTAAGAAACTCCGTGATTTATACAGTAAGGCTGTTCAAGGTCTCTTGCCTGACTATCATCACTGGCTAACTAAAGTGTAA
- the moaA gene encoding GTP 3',8-cyclase MoaA, producing the protein MNNVDYLRISLIDRCNFRCTYCMPEGSEVDYIQAQESLTNTELINLLREVFIPLGFKKFRLTGGEPLLRRDLVQLVEAIANLQGVEDLSMTTNGFLLSDLAKPLYEAGLRRINISLDSLDRDVFRQITGRNLWEKVWAGILAAYEVGFDPLKLNVVVVPDVNDREILDLAALSIDRRWHIRFIEFMPIGNDSLFTHKGWVDSATLRQQISDRYGLDTGNCKGNGPADVFQIPNAKGTLGFISQMSECFCDRCNRMRLSADGLLRPCLLNELGQIDLKTALRQGQHFAELRMAVRDLLNLKEEINFKERDRGIGEQKSYFRTMSQIGG; encoded by the coding sequence GTGAACAATGTTGACTACCTTCGCATCAGTTTGATCGATCGCTGCAATTTTCGCTGTACTTACTGTATGCCAGAAGGCTCGGAAGTCGATTATATCCAAGCACAGGAAAGCCTTACCAATACTGAATTAATTAACCTGTTGCGAGAGGTATTTATTCCATTAGGGTTTAAAAAATTTCGCCTGACGGGGGGAGAGCCTTTATTGCGGCGCGATTTGGTGCAACTAGTAGAAGCGATCGCCAATCTTCAAGGTGTGGAAGATCTGTCAATGACCACTAATGGCTTTTTATTAAGTGATTTAGCAAAACCCTTATACGAAGCAGGTTTGAGACGGATTAATATTAGTCTGGACTCCCTAGATCGCGATGTATTTCGCCAAATCACAGGACGTAACCTCTGGGAAAAGGTGTGGGCGGGAATCTTGGCGGCTTATGAAGTAGGCTTCGATCCGCTTAAATTAAATGTGGTAGTTGTGCCAGATGTGAACGATCGCGAAATATTAGATTTAGCAGCCCTCAGCATTGATCGCCGTTGGCATATTCGCTTTATTGAGTTTATGCCTATTGGTAATGACAGCCTATTTACCCATAAGGGCTGGGTGGATTCGGCAACCTTGCGGCAACAAATTAGCGATCGCTATGGTTTAGATACTGGCAACTGTAAGGGCAACGGACCCGCCGATGTTTTTCAAATCCCCAATGCGAAAGGGACTTTAGGCTTTATTAGCCAAATGTCGGAATGTTTTTGCGATCGCTGCAATCGGATGCGGCTCTCGGCGGATGGCTTATTGCGACCATGTTTATTAAATGAGTTAGGACAGATCGATCTCAAAACTGCCTTGCGTCAGGGTCAACATTTTGCCGAATTACGGATGGCGGTGCGCGATTTACTTAATTTAAAAGAGGAAATTAATTTTAAAGAACGTGATCGGGGCATTGGTGAGCAAAAAAGTTATTTCCGCACCATGTCCCAAATTGGTGGCTAA
- the argZ gene encoding bifunctional arginine dihydrolase/ornithine cyclodeaminase, translated as MTSSLNYLMCAPDHYDVDYVINPWMEGNVHKSSRDRAVEQWQKLYGVLKGLVNVELVPPAKGWPDMVFTANAGLVLGDKAVLSRFLHKERQGEEPYFKAWFESKGFTVYELPKDLPFEGAGDALFDRAGGWLWAGYGFRSELDAHPYLAKWLDVEVLSLRLIDNRFYHLDTCFCPLTDGYLLYYPPAFDSYSNRLIEMRIPAEKRIAIEEADAVNFACNAVNVDRNVVMNKISDGLKQRITKAGFNVIETPLTEFLKAGGAAKCLTLRTFEVPITSEQAALEPSGVEARIVELTGHLLDSGIINRALDLVTDNGGSFQVLEFNLGEQRQSTSLARIRISAPSHDLMETIMGELIEIGAVLQDRDTSDANLEPVLQDGVAPDDFYVTTIYPTDACVDGEWIRCTNQRMDAAIAISPDGKTATCKLLRDLVVGDRVVVGYDGVRTVRKPEARDNAKKEEFSFMGAGVSSERRVELVVEQIAWELRQIRDRGGKLVVSCGPVVVHTGGAPHLAYLIREGYVQSMLGGNAIAVHDMEQSSMGTSLGVDLKRGVSVKGGHRHHLKVINSVRRYGSIHKAVEAGFVKTGVMYECVKNNVPFVLAGSIRDDGPLPDTVMDLLEAQRLYSEQIRNADMILMLSSMLHSIGVGNMTPAGVKMVCVDINPAVVTKLSDRGSVESVGVVTDVGLFLSLLVQQLKKLDSPVAIAA; from the coding sequence ATGACTTCCTCGTTGAATTATCTGATGTGTGCCCCTGATCACTACGATGTAGACTATGTGATCAATCCTTGGATGGAAGGCAACGTCCACAAATCTAGCCGTGATCGCGCTGTGGAGCAATGGCAAAAACTATATGGAGTCCTTAAGGGTTTAGTTAATGTAGAGCTAGTGCCCCCTGCTAAGGGATGGCCAGACATGGTATTTACGGCAAATGCAGGATTGGTACTAGGTGACAAAGCCGTATTAAGCCGTTTCCTCCATAAAGAGCGTCAGGGCGAAGAACCCTATTTCAAAGCATGGTTTGAGTCGAAGGGTTTCACGGTGTATGAGCTGCCCAAGGACTTACCCTTTGAGGGCGCAGGTGACGCTCTATTCGATCGCGCAGGCGGTTGGCTATGGGCTGGTTATGGCTTCCGTTCAGAACTAGATGCTCATCCTTATCTAGCAAAATGGTTAGATGTAGAAGTCCTATCTTTACGCCTCATTGATAATCGCTTCTATCATTTAGATACCTGCTTCTGCCCATTAACTGATGGCTATTTACTGTATTATCCCCCTGCCTTTGATTCCTATTCCAATCGTTTGATTGAGATGCGGATTCCTGCGGAAAAGCGGATTGCCATTGAGGAAGCTGATGCGGTTAATTTTGCTTGTAATGCGGTGAATGTTGATCGCAATGTTGTCATGAACAAAATTAGCGATGGCTTAAAACAGCGCATTACGAAGGCTGGCTTTAATGTGATCGAAACACCGCTTACGGAATTCCTCAAAGCAGGTGGAGCTGCTAAATGCTTAACCCTCAGAACTTTTGAAGTTCCCATTACCAGTGAACAGGCTGCTCTTGAGCCTAGTGGTGTTGAGGCAAGAATTGTGGAATTAACAGGACATCTACTGGATTCTGGAATTATCAATCGGGCGCTCGATCTAGTTACTGACAATGGTGGTAGCTTCCAAGTTTTAGAATTTAATCTCGGTGAACAGAGACAAAGTACATCCTTAGCAAGGATTCGCATTTCTGCACCATCCCATGACCTCATGGAAACCATCATGGGCGAATTGATTGAAATTGGTGCAGTCCTACAGGATCGCGATACCTCCGATGCCAATCTTGAGCCAGTCCTCCAAGATGGCGTTGCACCCGATGACTTCTATGTCACCACCATCTATCCCACCGATGCCTGTGTCGATGGTGAATGGATTCGTTGCACCAATCAACGGATGGATGCAGCGATCGCGATTAGTCCCGATGGCAAAACGGCAACCTGCAAGCTCTTGCGTGATTTAGTTGTTGGCGATCGCGTTGTAGTTGGTTACGATGGCGTGCGGACAGTGCGTAAACCTGAAGCCAGAGACAATGCCAAGAAAGAAGAATTTTCCTTCATGGGTGCAGGTGTATCTAGCGAACGTCGTGTCGAACTTGTGGTCGAACAGATTGCATGGGAACTGCGCCAAATTCGCGATCGCGGCGGCAAGTTAGTTGTCTCCTGTGGTCCCGTAGTTGTACACACGGGTGGTGCTCCTCACCTTGCCTACTTGATTCGTGAAGGTTATGTGCAGTCGATGCTCGGTGGTAATGCGATCGCTGTTCATGATATGGAACAGTCCTCCATGGGAACTTCCCTCGGTGTTGACCTTAAGCGTGGTGTCAGCGTCAAGGGTGGACATCGCCATCACCTCAAAGTGATTAACTCTGTCCGTCGCTATGGCAGCATCCACAAAGCAGTGGAAGCAGGCTTTGTGAAGACAGGCGTAATGTACGAATGTGTCAAGAATAATGTTCCGTTTGTTCTAGCTGGTTCCATTCGCGATGATGGACCTTTGCCTGACACGGTGATGGATTTGCTAGAAGCTCAACGCCTCTACAGCGAACAAATTCGCAATGCCGATATGATCTTGATGTTGTCATCAATGCTGCATTCTATCGGTGTGGGCAATATGACTCCCGCAGGTGTGAAGATGGTTTGCGTAGATATTAACCCTGCCGTTGTGACGAAACTCTCCGATCGCGGTTCTGTAGAGTCCGTCGGCGTAGTCACCGATGTCGGTCTCTTCCTCAGTCTCCTCGTTCAGCAATTGAAAAAGCTCGATAGCCCTGTAGCGATCGCTGCCTAA
- a CDS encoding patatin-like phospholipase family protein, which produces MASKFKILACDGGGIRGLLTTVILERLEQKLGSPLNQHFDMFAGTSTGSIIACAIAKGMSAKDLRKFYEDRGKDIFPDLKSLSFLWNSLLDRIKTGDLSLPLFPGDGLDRVLQDKDIFGDILFGGLPKPTLVVSYDAYNRTAVVFKSNQPEFSQIPIWEVCRSSSAAPTAFSGHILSDPTYIASLRQNPDHSIIKNPLRIQIPPESNGVPLIDGGVVANNPSLCAIAECLNLKRSSEPVSLENILVASFGTGQMEDRISADSVKTWGVLDWLNIKKGIPLLEVYADGSADLIDYISAQLLKDQYNRYQPLVPKNKHISTFQADPTNLVSLVEVANDFLNQGGDGQLDALVSAIHS; this is translated from the coding sequence ATGGCTTCCAAGTTCAAAATTCTGGCTTGTGATGGTGGTGGTATTCGTGGCTTACTGACAACAGTAATTTTAGAGCGATTAGAACAGAAACTGGGTTCTCCTCTAAACCAGCATTTTGATATGTTCGCAGGTACTTCGACAGGTAGTATCATTGCTTGCGCGATCGCTAAAGGGATGTCGGCAAAAGATCTGCGTAAGTTTTATGAGGATAGGGGCAAAGATATCTTTCCTGATTTGAAAAGTCTTAGTTTTTTGTGGAACAGCCTGCTTGACAGGATTAAAACTGGAGATTTGTCCCTTCCTCTATTTCCTGGTGATGGACTAGATAGAGTTTTGCAAGACAAAGATATTTTTGGTGACATTCTATTTGGTGGATTACCAAAACCAACTCTGGTAGTTTCCTATGATGCCTACAATCGTACTGCGGTAGTTTTCAAGAGTAATCAACCTGAGTTTTCGCAAATTCCAATTTGGGAAGTTTGCCGATCTTCCTCGGCTGCTCCTACTGCTTTTTCAGGGCATATCTTAAGCGACCCCACCTACATTGCTAGCCTCAGACAAAATCCCGACCATTCAATTATTAAAAACCCTCTAAGAATTCAAATCCCACCAGAAAGCAATGGTGTCCCCTTAATTGATGGCGGCGTGGTTGCTAATAATCCATCACTTTGCGCGATCGCCGAATGTCTAAATTTAAAAAGGAGTAGCGAACCCGTGAGTCTAGAGAATATTCTAGTCGCATCCTTTGGAACAGGACAGATGGAAGATCGGATTAGTGCTGATTCAGTCAAGACGTGGGGCGTACTAGATTGGCTGAATATTAAAAAGGGCATTCCACTCCTTGAAGTATATGCTGATGGTTCCGCAGATTTGATTGATTACATCTCTGCCCAATTGCTGAAGGATCAATATAATCGCTATCAGCCTCTAGTTCCCAAAAACAAACACATTTCGACTTTCCAAGCTGATCCTACTAATTTAGTAAGTCTGGTAGAGGTGGCGAATGATTTTCTAAATCAAGGTGGCGATGGTCAACTGGATGCACTAGTCTCTGCTATTCACTCATAA
- a CDS encoding nitroreductase family protein, translating to MENPAITNHEIHPLIAQRWSPRAFDSKLVEPEKLAQLFEAARWASSCFNDQPWAFIVATKDDTVNYQKMLDCLVPFNASWAQVAPVLGLVIAQKNFKHNDKPNAWGEYDAGQAAATLVLQATALDLVAHQMGGFDADKAIATFNIPETAKPIAAIAIGYAGEPSNLPAELQERETAPRSRNPLSSIVFTGEWGNSATFI from the coding sequence ATGGAAAATCCTGCAATTACCAATCACGAAATTCATCCCTTAATCGCTCAACGTTGGAGTCCTCGTGCCTTTGATAGCAAACTTGTAGAACCTGAAAAACTTGCCCAGTTGTTTGAAGCCGCACGCTGGGCTTCCTCTTGCTTTAACGATCAGCCTTGGGCATTTATCGTAGCGACCAAAGACGATACGGTGAACTATCAGAAAATGCTGGATTGCCTTGTGCCTTTTAATGCATCGTGGGCGCAAGTGGCTCCAGTATTAGGATTAGTGATTGCTCAGAAAAACTTTAAACACAATGACAAGCCCAATGCTTGGGGTGAATATGATGCAGGTCAAGCAGCAGCAACTCTAGTATTGCAAGCTACAGCTTTAGATCTAGTCGCGCACCAAATGGGAGGTTTTGACGCTGATAAGGCGATCGCTACTTTCAATATCCCTGAAACTGCCAAACCAATTGCCGCGATCGCGATCGGTTATGCAGGAGAACCTAGTAATTTGCCAGCAGAATTGCAAGAGCGAGAAACTGCTCCTCGTTCGCGTAATCCCCTATCAAGCATCGTCTTTACAGGCGAATGGGGAAATTCGGCTACGTTTATTTAG
- the psaK gene encoding photosystem I reaction center subunit PsaK: MTHLTLNLLAAVPATPTWSAGVGLIMVTANLFALVVARYGIKVKGVGPNLPIELPGLFEGFGVPELLGVTCLGHILGAGWILGLSQAGLL; this comes from the coding sequence ATGACACATCTAACTCTTAACTTACTTGCCGCAGTTCCCGCTACCCCAACATGGTCTGCTGGTGTTGGTTTGATCATGGTAACCGCTAACTTGTTTGCATTAGTTGTTGCTCGCTACGGCATCAAAGTCAAAGGTGTTGGTCCCAACTTGCCTATAGAACTACCTGGTTTGTTTGAAGGCTTTGGTGTTCCTGAATTGCTTGGTGTAACTTGCCTAGGACATATCCTCGGTGCAGGTTGGATTTTGGGCTTGTCTCAAGCAGGTTTGCTATAA
- a CDS encoding transglutaminase-like domain-containing protein, with protein sequence MPSLPSTIYPIGAYNLHGLVWQTDANNNTNQGKPYAICVDAYQGHLLKIDPFSEGATVMNNYTAAQFRDATGLAIAGDTLWITKDNGIYYCDLVDFDLQPFMELPNRVDGIAVSEGGVYVSSSEVGKIFVFGRATRTLLRIMDAPGAGFEALTLVGEELWVSDRTEETVYRLKAKSGEILQRGLTPFPNPMGLGFLGDDLYVVYSGDENYIRESPNDLDEPFSVAAREKTFIHRLRFDQYQDGKLNYTLTSGYKVEMIYLEELSSEEPTSVYNLTWRVAYPTDTYRQKLLAIEPIGIPFEEEIVDGQKVAAFKLGNLKPEESRMFGWKATLELHGIKYELKDSEVEFVPDLSPEMQKLYLIDDDGLSMDNPIIQAAAKEAVGDETNILRKMLLIRDYVYDKLSYRVTPYIAAPEEVLLRGTGSCGEYVGLLLALARLNGIACRTVGRYKCPHDGDLMLNVPLHQYYNHVWIEFYIPSIGWLPMESNPDDTGDRPYPTRWFMGLPWYHVEIGKGIFFETIQPQPYSIGELALNHVRFKVLEEI encoded by the coding sequence ATGCCTAGCTTACCAAGCACGATTTATCCCATTGGCGCTTATAACCTTCACGGTTTAGTGTGGCAAACCGATGCGAATAATAATACAAATCAGGGCAAACCCTACGCAATTTGTGTTGATGCCTATCAAGGACATCTCCTCAAAATCGATCCATTTTCCGAAGGCGCAACGGTAATGAATAATTACACGGCAGCACAGTTTCGAGACGCAACAGGTTTAGCGATCGCAGGAGATACCCTGTGGATTACTAAGGACAATGGGATTTATTATTGCGATCTAGTTGACTTTGATCTACAGCCATTTATGGAATTACCAAATCGGGTTGATGGTATTGCCGTATCCGAAGGTGGTGTGTATGTAAGTTCTAGCGAAGTTGGCAAGATCTTTGTATTTGGGCGTGCTACCCGCACCTTACTGCGAATTATGGATGCTCCCGGAGCAGGCTTTGAGGCTCTTACCTTGGTTGGTGAAGAATTATGGGTAAGCGATCGCACAGAAGAAACTGTCTATCGTCTCAAGGCAAAGTCTGGCGAAATTTTGCAACGTGGCTTGACACCTTTCCCCAATCCGATGGGATTAGGATTTCTAGGAGATGATTTATATGTGGTTTACTCAGGCGATGAGAATTACATTCGCGAAAGTCCTAACGATTTAGATGAGCCATTTTCCGTGGCAGCCCGTGAAAAAACCTTTATTCATCGATTGAGGTTTGATCAGTACCAAGATGGGAAGTTAAATTACACGCTCACCTCTGGTTACAAGGTGGAAATGATCTATCTCGAAGAACTCTCTTCTGAGGAACCGACTTCTGTCTATAACCTCACATGGCGAGTTGCCTATCCTACTGATACCTATCGCCAAAAGCTATTAGCGATCGAGCCAATTGGCATTCCCTTTGAGGAAGAAATTGTCGATGGACAGAAGGTTGCTGCGTTTAAACTTGGCAATCTCAAACCCGAAGAATCACGTATGTTTGGGTGGAAAGCGACTTTGGAACTGCATGGTATCAAATATGAACTCAAGGATAGTGAAGTGGAATTTGTACCAGATCTATCTCCTGAAATGCAGAAGCTCTATCTCATTGATGATGATGGCTTGAGCATGGACAATCCGATCATTCAAGCCGCCGCCAAGGAAGCCGTCGGTGATGAGACTAATATTTTGCGAAAAATGTTGCTAATTCGCGATTATGTGTATGATAAACTGTCCTATCGTGTCACACCATATATTGCGGCTCCAGAAGAAGTTTTGCTTAGAGGTACAGGTTCCTGCGGGGAATATGTCGGGCTACTGCTCGCTCTTGCAAGATTGAATGGAATTGCCTGTCGCACCGTCGGACGCTATAAATGTCCCCATGATGGCGACTTGATGTTGAACGTTCCCTTACACCAATACTATAACCACGTCTGGATTGAATTCTATATTCCTAGTATCGGTTGGTTGCCAATGGAATCAAATCCTGATGATACAGGCGATCGCCCCTATCCTACGCGCTGGTTTATGGGACTTCCTTGGTATCATGTGGAAATTGGCAAAGGTATCTTTTTTGAAACGATTCAACCTCAGCCCTATTCCATTGGTGAATTAGCTCTCAATCATGTTCGCTTTAAAGTACTAGAAGAAATCTAA
- a CDS encoding fatty acid desaturase family protein: MNNNLVDQSVLITQADYAKKLRPFLPAEAFLPDSNKVWILLINLMLLIVGWAIASYLDRWAWQYLWLYLPIAIVMGNSIATLGFSSHGLLHSSIITAPWLRQTLSLLGFAMLWMSPTLWKAVHNREHHNKTNSEQDPDRNYSHSQPNTWGKWLQNVFLPSSEVNPILLVIGLGHIWGMYVFRHLTSILFFNNRAATYPVATFSVSDKDRIAIAGETLVIFGIHIAVLASLHLSPLKILFGYFLPIWIGYAIAIFYILTHHLLCRMTSVNDVLVNTVSIRVPKILDILHVNFSYHTEHHIFPGMNPDYYPMVQKLLLTHYPDRFNLIDAKHAWKLLLQTPRHYLNETTFTDWSGQKIVNCPELGIAATKI; this comes from the coding sequence ATGAATAATAATCTTGTCGATCAATCAGTCTTGATCACACAGGCTGACTATGCCAAAAAATTGCGTCCATTTCTTCCCGCAGAGGCTTTTCTCCCAGATTCCAACAAAGTTTGGATTTTATTAATTAATTTGATGCTCTTGATCGTGGGGTGGGCGATCGCATCTTATCTAGATCGGTGGGCTTGGCAATATCTCTGGCTATATTTACCAATTGCGATCGTTATGGGGAATAGCATTGCGACTTTGGGATTTAGTTCCCACGGGTTACTACATAGTTCTATAATTACTGCACCTTGGCTACGTCAAACCCTTAGTCTCTTAGGCTTTGCGATGCTATGGATGTCTCCAACTTTATGGAAAGCTGTGCATAATCGCGAACATCATAATAAAACTAATTCTGAACAAGATCCCGATCGCAACTATTCACATTCACAACCGAATACTTGGGGCAAATGGCTGCAAAATGTGTTTCTTCCATCATCGGAAGTTAATCCAATTCTATTAGTAATCGGATTAGGGCATATTTGGGGAATGTACGTGTTTCGCCATCTAACTTCGATCTTATTTTTTAATAATCGTGCTGCCACATACCCTGTAGCAACATTCAGTGTTAGTGATAAAGATAGAATTGCGATCGCTGGTGAAACTTTAGTAATCTTTGGTATCCATATAGCGGTTTTAGCTAGCTTACATCTTTCTCCTCTGAAGATACTATTTGGTTACTTCTTACCAATTTGGATAGGATATGCGATCGCCATTTTCTATATTTTGACCCATCATTTGTTGTGCCGTATGACTAGTGTCAATGATGTTTTAGTCAACACTGTTTCTATTCGTGTACCCAAAATTTTGGATATCCTCCATGTCAACTTTTCCTATCACACGGAGCATCATATTTTCCCTGGCATGAATCCAGATTATTATCCGATGGTACAAAAGTTATTGCTGACGCATTATCCTGATCGCTTTAATCTGATAGATGCTAAGCATGCATGGAAACTGCTCCTGCAAACACCCCGCCATTATCTTAATGAAACTACATTTACTGATTGGTCAGGACAAAAGATCGTTAATTGTCCTGAGTTAGGTATAGCTGCGACTAAAATATAG
- a CDS encoding mercuric reductase, whose translation MTQSSENSSDRYAEFIQPVDAYNRDLIANVHPLDWVNPQPAALYDLVVIGAGTAGLVVAAGAAGLGLGLKVALIEKNLMGGDCLNVGCVPSKCVIRSSRVVADIRDATRFGINSPQNIDIDFAAVMERMRKIRAGISHHDSAERFRNLGVDVFLGSASFIDGNAIAVNNIKLNIKLNFKKAVIATGARASDPQIVGLTEAGYLTNENVFSLTERPKRLAVIGGGAIGCELAQAFQRLGCEVTLLHKNSHLFDREDADAAEIVQQVFLREGVHLLLDCAIAQITKTSTGKIIHYQQNGINHQIEVDEILVGAGRSPNVEGLNLEAVGVEYSKQRGVVVNDYLQTTNPRIFAAGDICMNWKFTHAADSAARIVIKNTLFSPFGLGKSKLSDLVMPWVTYTDPEIAHVGLYAKEAKAQGLETDEIKIPFSSVDRAIYDGETEGFVKILHQRGSDRILGATIVARHAGEMISEITLAIASKQGLNTLSGVIHSYPTQADAIKKAADAYRKTLLTPRTQTILKLLSKFS comes from the coding sequence ATGACTCAATCCTCAGAAAATTCCAGTGATCGCTATGCAGAATTCATTCAGCCAGTGGATGCATATAATCGTGATTTGATTGCAAATGTGCATCCTTTAGATTGGGTCAATCCTCAACCTGCGGCGCTTTATGATTTGGTCGTAATTGGCGCAGGAACGGCGGGATTGGTTGTCGCAGCAGGAGCGGCGGGATTAGGTTTAGGTTTGAAAGTGGCGCTAATTGAGAAGAATCTCATGGGAGGGGATTGTCTCAATGTTGGTTGCGTTCCTTCTAAATGCGTAATTCGTTCATCGCGAGTGGTAGCCGACATCCGTGATGCTACAAGATTTGGCATTAACTCACCTCAGAATATTGATATCGATTTTGCTGCCGTAATGGAGAGGATGCGAAAAATCCGTGCTGGCATTAGTCACCATGACTCGGCGGAGCGATTTCGGAATCTTGGTGTTGATGTATTTCTTGGTTCCGCCAGTTTTATTGATGGTAATGCGATCGCTGTTAATAACATCAAATTAAACATCAAATTAAATTTTAAAAAAGCGGTAATTGCCACAGGTGCAAGAGCCTCTGATCCACAAATAGTAGGACTTACCGAAGCAGGATATTTAACCAATGAAAATGTATTTTCACTCACTGAACGACCCAAAAGACTAGCAGTCATTGGTGGCGGCGCAATTGGTTGTGAATTAGCACAGGCTTTTCAACGCTTAGGTTGCGAAGTGACATTACTGCACAAAAATTCGCATTTATTCGATCGCGAAGATGCGGATGCTGCTGAAATTGTGCAACAGGTGTTTCTGCGTGAAGGTGTGCATTTGCTTTTGGACTGTGCGATCGCTCAAATCACCAAAACTAGCACTGGCAAAATCATCCATTATCAACAAAATGGAATTAACCATCAAATAGAAGTCGATGAAATTCTCGTCGGTGCAGGGCGATCGCCAAATGTGGAAGGACTAAATTTAGAAGCTGTGGGTGTGGAATACAGCAAACAGCGTGGTGTAGTCGTCAATGACTATCTGCAAACGACCAATCCCCGAATTTTCGCCGCAGGGGACATTTGTATGAATTGGAAGTTTACCCATGCTGCGGATTCTGCGGCTAGAATCGTAATTAAAAACACGCTCTTTTCTCCCTTTGGTTTGGGCAAAAGTAAGCTCAGTGATTTAGTCATGCCTTGGGTGACCTATACCGATCCCGAAATTGCTCATGTGGGTCTATACGCTAAGGAAGCCAAAGCACAAGGCTTAGAAACCGATGAAATTAAGATTCCTTTTAGTTCCGTCGATCGCGCAATTTATGATGGCGAGACTGAAGGCTTTGTCAAAATCTTGCATCAACGCGGCTCCGATCGCATTCTTGGGGCAACAATTGTGGCACGTCATGCAGGGGAAATGATTAGCGAAATTACTTTAGCGATCGCCTCAAAACAGGGATTAAATACTCTCTCTGGTGTGATCCATTCCTATCCCACCCAAGCCGATGCCATTAAAAAAGCTGCTGATGCCTATCGAAAAACTTTGCTTACGCCACGTACTCAGACTATTTTAAAACTTCTCAGTAAATTTAGCTAG